In bacterium, the sequence GGTGTTCAATACGTCGCACCGAGGGGCGATTTTTTAATGCCTGAAAAAACCGAGTAGCCGAGCGTTTTTACGAGCACGGAACCCTTGAGAATTTTACGAAGGGCAGCAGGAGCAAGGAAATGAGGACGAACACCCCCGACACGAGGAAAGCCGCCCAACTGCCGACGGTCTCCCAGAGCCAGCCCGCCAGCCAGCTCGCGGGGAGCGCCGCCAGCCCCATCACCAGGCGCGTCGCCCCCAGGATGGTCCCCCGCAGCTCCGCCGGCACCAGCTCCACCGCCGAGCAGCTCAGGGCGGGTTCGAAGAGGCCCGTGCACAGGCCGTATAGAATTAACAGAATTATGGACCACCAGCCCGACGGTCCGAGGAGGGCGACCCCGCAGAGCAGGATGAACGAGAGAAGGGACAGGACCAGGACCGGCCGCCGCCCGAAACGGTCCAGCATCCGTCCTCCCCGGTAGGAAGCCAGCGCGGCCGTCGCAGTCATCGCCAGGTACGTGAGCGGAATCATTCCCGGAGAAACCCCGTTCCTCTCGGCGTAAACGAGGAGCAGGGAGTAGGAAAAGAGGCCCAGGGAGGCCACGAAGACGAAAAGGAGAAAGAGGCGGCTGTTGCGGTCGAGTTGGCGGAGGGAGAGCCGCTTCGGTTCCCGCTTCGCGCGGGATTCGGGGAGGGTCAGGAGGATGACCAGGGCCGCGACGACGCACGGCACGGCGGCGATATAGAAAATCCAGCGGAGCGGGATTGTGTTTACAAAAAGCCAGGCCAGAAGGGCCCCGGTAAAGGCTCCGCTGTTGTCAATCGCCCGCAGGACGCCGAAGGCCCATCCCCTCTTTTCGGCGCCGTAAACGTCGCTCAGCATGGCGTCCCGGGGCGCGCCGCGGACCTTGCCCAGCCGGTCCACCACCTTGGGCCCGATCATCTGTCCCGGCGTCCGGGCCAGCCCGAAGCCCAGCTTGCCAAGCGCCCCGGCCAGGTAGCCCGTCCAGATGAATATCTTCCGCCGCCCGAGCCGGTCCGAGAGGTAGCCCGAGGCCATCTGCGCCAGGGAGACGACGGCCGTTCCGAGCCCGTCGAGAAAGCCGATGAAGGCGGTCCCCGCCCCCAGGCCCAGGAGGTACAACGGCATGATGGGCAGCAGCATGTCCGAGCCCATGTCGTTGAGGAAGCTGGAGGCCGAGAAGGACCGCAGTATGCGCTTGCGCGTTTTGTCGTCGTCCATCTTGGGTTTCCTTCGACCGGGGATGGGTGTAGTATAAAATAGAGCCGAGTGTTGTGGGGTGGTCCGGGTGCGGGAGCGGGATGGCCGAGTTCTTCCATGTTTTACAGACAGCCGCAGCGGGGATTAAAATCCCCGCCCTACATCATCGCACCCTGCGAGGTCTTGGCCGGGGTGCGGGCTGCCACACGAATCGGCCCCCTCTCCCTCTTAGGGAGAGGGTTGGGGTGAGGGTAAGGGTTGGAACGGCGGGGATAGGAATCCCCGCCCTACGTTTCTCCCTCTCCCTGTGGGAGAGGGATTAAGGATTAAGGGTGAGGGCTGCCTTAAAAAAGCGGGCCGACCTGAAGGTCGGCCCCTACGAGTCTTTTTCGCGATTGGGGTTGGGTGTTTAAACGGCGGGGATTCGCCGGGGCGTTACTCGCGTTGCTCGTTTTGCCGGGGGCATAGCTCGCTTCGCTCGGTTTAAATCCCCGCCCTACATTATTCGTTCGCAGGGGCGATTCACGGCATCCCGAAGTACACGCCCAGGCCCACGTAGGCGCTGCTCTCGAACACCTCATCCTTCTTCAACATGAAGCTGTACCCGCCCTGCAGGCCAATTCCCATGAAGGGATTCGGCTTGATTAAAACCTCGACGCAGGGGTCGACGAGCCAGAAGGCGGACTCATAAAGCTCGTAGCGGTACTCGTGGTCCGGGTACTCCTCGACGAGGTGCCGGAAATCGTACCCCCCGGCGCCCAGAAGGACCGGGAGCGAGACGGTGAGCCAGTCGGTGAGCGCGAAGTAGGGCTCGACGGTGAAGCCGCCGAAGCCGACGCCCGAGTCGTTGTTCTCCGCGTCCGCCTCGCCGATGACGGACACGGACCCACCACCGCAGCCGCCGAGGCGCAGCCAGTCGTTAACCGCGCCGAAGCCCCGGCCGCCCAGGACGAGGAAGTGGCCCCCGAAGTTCGACGAGACGTCGGCCAGGTCGTAGAAGTAGTAGCGGACGAAAGGTCCGCCGCCGGCGTAGGAACCGGAGTAACCTCCGTCGGGCCCCACGTCGGCCGAAGCCAAGCCGACGACGAGGGCCAGGATGACCGCAATCCATCTCATGGTGGACCTGCTTTTTTCACGGTTTGGGGTGATTGCCTAAGTCTAGCGTCAAACGGCCGAAGTTTCCGGTCAATCGCGACCCAGCTCGATGCGGGCCGTCTCCAGGCCCAGACGCCTGAGAATCTCCTCCGCCGCGAGGCCGTCCACCGGCTCGGGCTGGAAATCCGCGTTTATCCGGAGCGGGTGGATGTAGGCCCGGCGCGGTTCGTCCCCCCTCAGGAGCACCTCCACCGCAGCCGTTTGGCCTGCGTCGTAGTTCCAGGGCTGATCGAAGACGTAGTTGCCCAGGGAGTAGCAGATGAGCCGGCCTCGGTAGACCTCGATCGGCTCGAGGACGTGGGGGTGGTGCCCGACTACGATGTCGGCGCCCAAGTCTATGGCCGTGTGCGCGAAATTGCGCTGCAGGTTGTTCTCTCCTGGGGCGTACTCGTCGCCGGCGTGGAGGCTGACCACGACCACGTCGGCCTCCTCCGCGGCCCGGGCCAGGTCTTCCCGGAGGAGGTCCAGGCCCCAGGCCGTGTGCCCCGGGGCGTCGTCGGCGGCGACCAGGGAGGCGGCGGCGGCGTACGAGCAGAAGGCGACGGTCAGCTTCGGCGTCGCCACGATGGCGGGCCGGTGGGCCTCCGCCAGATTATGCCCCCCGCCGGACGGCGCGATGCCGTTGGAGCGCAGAAGGTCCACCGTAAAGGCCATCCCCGCGCGCCCCACGTTGCCCGCGTGGTTGTTGGCCAGGGATAACACATCGAAGCCGGCCACCTGGAGCGCCTCCACCTGTTCGGGACGGAGCTGGAACTCGAGGTGGGCCGGGTTCGGATCCGGGTGCTCGCTGAAGAGCGACTCGAGGTTGGCGAAGGCGACATCGGCGTTGGCGGTCAGGAAGAGATTTTGCCGGAAGGGCCAGGCCGTGTCTTCCATCCGCTCGGATTGGTCCCGGACCCCCCGCGCCAGCATCACGTCGCCGCAGAGAACCAGGCTGGTGGTGGCCGTCTCGTGCGGTGGCGTGACTGCGCCGTAGGCTCGAAGCCCGCGTGTGGGTCCGATGAGCTTCGAGCCGAAAAAAAGCCCGGCCCAGACGAGCGCCGAGACCAGGGCCAGGGCCACCAGGGACATCCACCAGGGCGGAACCCTTCGGGTCATGG encodes:
- a CDS encoding MFS transporter, whose product is MDDDKTRKRILRSFSASSFLNDMGSDMLLPIMPLYLLGLGAGTAFIGFLDGLGTAVVSLAQMASGYLSDRLGRRKIFIWTGYLAGALGKLGFGLARTPGQMIGPKVVDRLGKVRGAPRDAMLSDVYGAEKRGWAFGVLRAIDNSGAFTGALLAWLFVNTIPLRWIFYIAAVPCVVAALVILLTLPESRAKREPKRLSLRQLDRNSRLFLLFVFVASLGLFSYSLLLVYAERNGVSPGMIPLTYLAMTATAALASYRGGRMLDRFGRRPVLVLSLLSFILLCGVALLGPSGWWSIILLILYGLCTGLFEPALSCSAVELVPAELRGTILGATRLVMGLAALPASWLAGWLWETVGSWAAFLVSGVFVLISLLLLPFVKFSRVPCS
- a CDS encoding CapA family protein, giving the protein MTRRVPPWWMSLVALALVSALVWAGLFFGSKLIGPTRGLRAYGAVTPPHETATTSLVLCGDVMLARGVRDQSERMEDTAWPFRQNLFLTANADVAFANLESLFSEHPDPNPAHLEFQLRPEQVEALQVAGFDVLSLANNHAGNVGRAGMAFTVDLLRSNGIAPSGGGHNLAEAHRPAIVATPKLTVAFCSYAAAASLVAADDAPGHTAWGLDLLREDLARAAEEADVVVVSLHAGDEYAPGENNLQRNFAHTAIDLGADIVVGHHPHVLEPIEVYRGRLICYSLGNYVFDQPWNYDAGQTAAVEVLLRGDEPRRAYIHPLRINADFQPEPVDGLAAEEILRRLGLETARIELGRD